The bacterium genome segment CATAATCTCAAGATGCAGTGCCGGATGGAAAAGGTCTTTGGTTTTGAGGGATTATTGGTGCGGGACTTTTCCCGGCAAGCCGCCGCCGGTGTGCTGTGCGGCCCAATAAACGGCGCACAGTTCATTCGCGAACAGCGGAGAAAAGTTGCATCCCGCGTGGCGAGTGGTGCCCGCGCGGGCGGTGCGGTCGGCACCGCTTCACTCGTAGCGCAGGGCTTCGATGGTTTCCTGGCGCGCGGCGCGCCAGGCCGGATAAAGGCCGAAGATGATGCCCACCGCCGCCGCGAAGATCACGCTCACCAGGACCGACGACGGGGAGATCAGCGTTTGCCAGCCCATGAGACGCGCGACCAGCCGGGAAAGGCCCACACCCATGGCGATGCCGAGCAGGCCGCCGGTGATCGAGAGCGCCAGTGCTTCCAGCAGGAATTGCGTCATGATGTTCCGGCGTTTTGCGCCGATGGCCTTGCGGATGCCGATCTCGCGCGTGCGTTCGGTAACCGATACCAGCATAATGTTCATAATGCCGATACCGCCCACCAAGAGTGACACAATCGCCACGATGGTGAGCATCATGGTGATGGTTTTTTGGGTGGATTCGAAGGTGGAAATGATGTCGGCTTGATTGCGAATGTGGAAATCGTTGTCCTGCGTGTCGCGCAGGCGGTGCTGTTTGCGCAACACGCGCTCGACGTCGTAGAAGGCCTTGTCCATCAAAGAGGCGTCGGCGACTTTCAAAGTGGAGTTGGTGAGATGATCGACGCCGAACAGCCGCATTTGCGCGGTGGCCAGCGGAATCAGCACTTGATCGTCGGGGTTCATCCAGCCGCCGGCCTGGCCTTTGGTCTCCAGCACGCCGATGATCTCGAAGTTCATGCGGCCGATGC includes the following:
- a CDS encoding ABC transporter permease: MDLRESLDVAFSAIIANKLRSFLTMLGIIIGVGALITVVAVGKGGERAVAERLQALGTNLLYVSPGSSRSGPVMASAGSSVKLTRKDLDAVLASCDEIEAVVPEFSRSSQVKYGNRNWNTRITGTTPNYGEVRNVKAAAGRYFTALEEAARARVCLIGSTVRDNLFDSEEDPLGKTLRIGRMNFEIIGVLETKGQAGGWMNPDDQVLIPLATAQMRLFGVDHLTNSTLKVADASLMDKAFYDVERVLRKQHRLRDTQDNDFHIRNQADIISTFESTQKTITMMLTIVAIVSLLVGGIGIMNIMLVSVTERTREIGIRKAIGAKRRNIMTQFLLEALALSITGGLLGIAMGVGLSRLVARLMGWQTLISPSSVLVSVIFAAAVGIIFGLYPAWRAARQETIEALRYE